A single genomic interval of Cupriavidus sp. MP-37 harbors:
- a CDS encoding class I SAM-dependent methyltransferase, with amino-acid sequence MSEQRQTSGNGGEQAALWNGASGHAWVEQQGLLDDMFRPLEQQLVEAAGNAGSQRILDVGCGTGSTTLALARHIGVKGRCTGIDISAPMLAAARSSAQREGIDASFVHADAQEHAFAPASFDMIVSRLGVMFFSDPVRAFANLRWAATSDAALHCIAWRSAAENPFMTTAERAAAPLLPNLTPRQPGAPGQFAFGDRERVLSILQASGWGDIDIRPTDVTCTLPEPALAGYLSRLGPVGLALQGVDATTRERVIDTVRAAFAPYVHGDTVRYTAACWTITARATAAASPIAQDSNHA; translated from the coding sequence ATGAGTGAACAACGACAAACCAGCGGCAATGGCGGCGAACAGGCCGCACTGTGGAACGGCGCATCCGGCCATGCGTGGGTCGAGCAGCAGGGCCTGCTGGACGACATGTTCCGGCCCCTGGAGCAGCAGCTGGTCGAAGCCGCAGGCAACGCCGGGTCACAACGCATTCTCGACGTCGGCTGCGGCACCGGCAGCACCACGCTGGCGCTGGCGCGGCACATCGGTGTGAAAGGCCGCTGCACCGGCATCGATATTTCCGCGCCGATGCTCGCCGCCGCGCGCTCCAGCGCCCAACGCGAAGGCATCGACGCAAGCTTTGTCCACGCCGATGCGCAGGAGCACGCCTTCGCTCCGGCAAGCTTCGACATGATCGTGTCACGCCTTGGCGTGATGTTCTTCAGCGATCCGGTGCGCGCCTTCGCCAACCTGCGCTGGGCGGCGACGTCCGACGCCGCGCTGCACTGCATCGCCTGGCGCAGCGCCGCCGAGAACCCCTTCATGACCACCGCCGAGCGCGCCGCCGCACCGCTGCTGCCCAATCTGACGCCCCGGCAGCCAGGCGCGCCGGGACAATTCGCCTTCGGCGACCGCGAGCGCGTGCTGTCGATCCTGCAGGCGAGCGGCTGGGGCGATATCGACATCCGCCCGACCGACGTCACCTGCACGCTGCCGGAGCCGGCGCTGGCCGGCTACCTGTCCCGGCTGGGCCCGGTCGGGCTGGCGCTGCAAGGCGTTGACGCCACCACGCGCGAGCGGGTCATCGACACCGTGCGCGCCGCATTCGCGCCTTACGTGCACGGCGACACCGTGCGCTACACCGCAGCGTGCTGGACCATCACGGCCCGCGCGACCGCAGCCGCTTCGCCCATAGCCCAGGACTCGAACCATGCCTGA
- a CDS encoding nucleotide pyrophosphohydrolase: MPLIDIKNLQQAAYDFGEARHWGKYHSPKNLAMALSVEVSELVEIFQWQTEDESRAVMSTPKREHVEQELADITIYLTQLVTALGVDLDAAVRAKMEMNARKYPLPE; this comes from the coding sequence ATGCCCCTGATCGATATCAAGAACCTCCAGCAAGCCGCCTACGATTTCGGCGAAGCCCGCCACTGGGGCAAGTACCACAGCCCCAAGAACCTCGCGATGGCACTGAGCGTCGAGGTGTCCGAGCTGGTCGAGATCTTCCAGTGGCAGACCGAGGACGAATCTCGCGCCGTCATGTCCACGCCCAAGCGAGAGCACGTGGAGCAGGAGCTTGCGGATATCACGATCTATCTGACCCAGCTGGTGACGGCGCTTGGGGTGGACCTGGATGCGGCGGTGCGGGCGAAGATGGAGATGAATGCGAGGAAGTATCCGCTACCCGAATAA
- a CDS encoding DUF72 domain-containing protein, translating into MPARTAAKAASTPAASSAAASKTPSTAPSRKAAAAAGRVRVGIGGWNYAPWRDNFYPAKLPQSRELAYASRHLSAIEINSTYHGTQKRTSFAKWRDETPDDFVFAVKASRFATNRRVLAESGDSIALFIDSGIAELGRKLGPVVWQFAPTKQFDADDFEAFLQLLPDSVEGVALRHVLEVRHDSFRSPDYLKLARKYKAATVFTDSPRFPSMADLTADFVYARLMESSEKLKTGYGPKALDQWAARAQSWAQGAQPDDLPMLEDRQPAARPREVFVFFINGAKERAPAAAQALLERLGWQPPADADA; encoded by the coding sequence ATGCCAGCCCGCACCGCGGCGAAGGCCGCATCCACGCCTGCCGCAAGTTCTGCGGCCGCGTCCAAAACCCCATCCACCGCGCCGTCGCGCAAGGCCGCCGCGGCGGCCGGGCGGGTGCGCGTTGGCATCGGCGGCTGGAATTACGCGCCGTGGCGTGACAACTTCTATCCCGCCAAACTGCCGCAGTCGCGTGAACTGGCCTACGCCAGCCGGCACCTCAGCGCGATCGAGATCAACAGCACCTATCACGGCACGCAGAAGCGCACCTCGTTCGCCAAGTGGCGCGACGAGACCCCCGATGACTTTGTCTTTGCGGTAAAGGCGTCGCGCTTTGCCACCAACCGCCGCGTGCTGGCGGAGTCCGGCGACTCGATCGCGCTCTTTATCGACAGCGGCATTGCCGAGCTGGGCCGCAAGCTGGGGCCGGTGGTGTGGCAGTTCGCGCCGACCAAGCAGTTCGATGCGGACGACTTCGAGGCCTTCCTGCAATTGCTGCCGGATTCGGTGGAAGGCGTGGCACTGCGCCACGTGCTGGAGGTGCGGCACGACAGTTTCCGCTCGCCCGATTACCTGAAGCTCGCGCGGAAATACAAGGCTGCCACGGTCTTTACGGATTCGCCCAGGTTTCCGTCGATGGCGGACCTGACCGCGGATTTTGTCTACGCGCGGCTGATGGAAAGCAGCGAGAAGCTGAAGACCGGCTATGGTCCGAAGGCGCTCGACCAATGGGCCGCACGCGCGCAGTCATGGGCGCAGGGCGCGCAGCCGGACGACCTGCCGATGCTCGAAGACCGCCAGCCCGCGGCGCGCCCGCGCGAGGTCTTTGTCTTCTTCATCAACGGCGCCAAGGAACGCGCGCCGGCCGCGGCCCAGGCCCTGCTGGAGCGCCTGGGCTGGCAGCCGCCCGCCGACGCGGATGCCTGA
- a CDS encoding helix-turn-helix domain-containing protein: protein MQSLEIAEVARQAGVPASTLRYYEEKGLIASIGRRGMRRVFDAGVLERLALIALGRAAGFSLDDIARMFSPQGQPRIDRQMLAAKADELDRTIRKLTAMRDGLRHAAVCPAPSHMECPTFRRIVRAASTGAIGGRREQPPVPPAKAR, encoded by the coding sequence ATGCAAAGCCTGGAAATTGCGGAAGTGGCCCGGCAGGCTGGCGTGCCGGCCTCGACGCTGCGGTACTACGAGGAAAAGGGGCTGATCGCGTCGATCGGCCGGCGCGGGATGCGGCGCGTGTTCGATGCGGGCGTGCTGGAGCGGCTGGCGCTGATCGCGCTCGGGCGCGCGGCCGGCTTCTCGCTGGACGACATTGCGCGGATGTTCTCGCCGCAGGGCCAGCCGCGCATCGACCGGCAGATGCTGGCCGCCAAGGCGGACGAGCTGGACCGGACCATCCGCAAGCTGACGGCGATGCGCGACGGGCTGCGGCACGCGGCGGTGTGCCCGGCGCCCAGCCATATGGAGTGCCCGACCTTCCGCAGGATCGTGCGGGCGGCGAGCACCGGCGCCATCGGCGGGCGGCGCGAGCAGCCGCCCGTGCCGCCAGCCAAGGCGCGATGA
- a CDS encoding methyl-accepting chemotaxis protein, which translates to MFTTIRARIVALCVAIVVAALAINTALNQFVANRYNEDAIDSSLAAVQSGHASAIVDWVASHSQMIQSLQDAVLQPEPDAALRQIAQAGGFTNVYVGYADKTAKFSNPQGIPPGYDPTGRPWYQQAAAAGKPVVTPPYVDAGTGKLVVAFAAPVVRDGSVQAVVSGDVAMDTVIANVKAIHPSPASFGMLVARNGNIVAHTDDKLTLKPVTDLVPALSADKLATLAGASTPLEVDVHGSAKLLGARAIPGTDWLVIVALDKAEATAGMRSVLIASVIALVLIAGVAAAVVWGVATMSLRGLSTVRDAMDAIGSGDGDLTQRLPADGNDEVAQIARAFNTFADKLCTIMRQIRDASESVRAASDEIAAGNMDLSRRTESAAASLQQTAASMEEITATVGQSASSAQHANASVAAASRVAADGGVVIGEVISTMGQIETASVKVSDIIGVIEGIAFQTNILALNAAVEAARAGDQGRGFAVVAGEVRALAQRSAQAAREIKTLIETTVGSVASGSDQVRRAGDTMGEIVSNVSKVTGIINEITHAATEQTRGIQEVNMAVSQLDQMVQQNAALVEQSTAAAAALQTQAGSLAGAVGQFRLD; encoded by the coding sequence ATGTTCACTACCATCCGCGCGCGGATCGTGGCCTTATGCGTGGCCATCGTGGTCGCCGCGCTCGCCATCAACACGGCACTGAACCAGTTCGTTGCCAACCGCTATAACGAAGACGCCATCGACAGCAGCCTGGCCGCAGTGCAGAGCGGGCACGCCAGCGCCATCGTCGACTGGGTCGCATCGCACAGCCAGATGATCCAGTCGCTGCAGGACGCGGTGCTGCAGCCCGAACCCGATGCTGCGCTCAGGCAGATCGCGCAGGCCGGCGGCTTTACCAACGTCTACGTCGGCTACGCCGACAAGACCGCCAAGTTCTCCAACCCGCAAGGCATCCCGCCCGGCTACGATCCCACCGGCCGCCCGTGGTACCAGCAGGCCGCCGCGGCCGGCAAACCCGTGGTCACCCCGCCTTATGTCGATGCCGGCACCGGCAAGCTGGTGGTGGCGTTCGCCGCGCCGGTGGTGCGCGACGGCAGCGTGCAGGCGGTGGTCTCCGGCGATGTCGCCATGGATACGGTGATCGCCAACGTCAAGGCGATCCACCCGTCGCCGGCCAGCTTCGGCATGCTGGTGGCCCGCAACGGCAACATCGTCGCCCACACCGACGACAAGCTCACGCTCAAGCCGGTCACCGACCTGGTGCCTGCGCTGAGCGCCGACAAGCTCGCCACGCTGGCCGGCGCCAGCACGCCGCTGGAGGTCGACGTGCACGGCAGCGCCAAGCTGCTCGGCGCGCGCGCGATTCCGGGCACCGACTGGCTGGTCATCGTCGCCCTGGACAAGGCCGAGGCCACCGCCGGCATGCGCTCGGTGCTGATCGCCTCGGTGATCGCGCTGGTGCTGATCGCCGGCGTCGCCGCCGCGGTGGTGTGGGGCGTGGCGACGATGTCGCTGCGCGGCCTGTCCACCGTGCGCGACGCCATGGACGCGATCGGCTCCGGCGACGGCGACCTGACCCAGCGCCTGCCCGCCGACGGCAACGACGAGGTCGCGCAGATCGCGCGCGCCTTCAACACCTTCGCCGACAAGCTCTGCACCATCATGCGCCAGATCCGCGACGCCAGCGAATCGGTGCGCGCCGCGTCCGATGAAATCGCCGCCGGCAACATGGACCTGTCGCGCCGCACCGAGTCCGCCGCCGCCAGCCTGCAGCAGACCGCCGCGTCGATGGAAGAAATCACCGCCACCGTCGGCCAGTCGGCCAGTTCGGCGCAGCACGCCAACGCGTCCGTCGCCGCCGCCTCGCGCGTGGCCGCCGACGGCGGCGTGGTGATCGGCGAAGTGATCAGCACCATGGGCCAGATCGAAACCGCGTCGGTTAAGGTGTCGGACATCATCGGCGTGATCGAGGGCATTGCCTTCCAGACCAACATCCTGGCGCTCAACGCCGCCGTCGAAGCCGCGCGCGCCGGTGACCAGGGCCGGGGCTTCGCCGTGGTCGCCGGCGAAGTGCGCGCGCTGGCCCAGCGCAGCGCCCAGGCCGCGCGCGAGATCAAGACCCTGATCGAGACCACCGTCGGCAGCGTCGCCTCGGGCTCCGACCAGGTCCGCCGCGCCGGCGACACCATGGGCGAGATCGTCAGCAACGTCTCGAAAGTGACCGGCATTATCAACGAGATCACTCACGCAGCGACGGAACAGACCCGCGGCATTCAAGAGGTGAATATGGCGGTGAGCCAGCTGGACCAGATGGTGCAGCAGAATGCGGCGCTGGTTGAGCAGTCGACCGCGGCGGCCGCGGCGCTGCAGACGCAGGCTGGCAGCCTGGCGGGGGCGGTGGGGCAGTTCCGGCTGGACTGA
- a CDS encoding type II toxin-antitoxin system Phd/YefM family antitoxin, which translates to MRYSSQIKPITNLKANAAEVLEQVNEWREPLVIDQNGEARAVLQDNASFEQTQGTLVLLKILALGNQEIAAGKLKPVPDVVARLRRKRAAG; encoded by the coding sequence ATGCGCTACTCATCCCAGATCAAGCCGATCACCAATCTGAAGGCCAATGCCGCCGAGGTGCTGGAGCAAGTCAACGAATGGCGCGAACCGCTGGTGATCGACCAGAACGGGGAGGCCCGCGCGGTGCTGCAGGACAATGCGTCGTTCGAGCAGACGCAGGGAACGCTGGTGCTGCTCAAGATCCTGGCGCTCGGCAATCAGGAAATCGCCGCAGGCAAGCTCAAGCCGGTCCCGGACGTGGTCGCGCGCCTGCGCAGAAAGCGGGCCGCCGGCTGA
- a CDS encoding DUF2938 domain-containing protein — MPDHTTAMLLHAMVIGTGATLVMDAWTIARKRLLGVPALNYGLVGRWLAWLPRGRLCHHPIAATPPVRGEQAIGWIAHYLTGIAFAGILLALWGLDWARHPTLAPALIVGLGSVAAPFLLMQPAMGAGIAANRTPRPNVARLHSLVTHAVFGMGLYGAGWLVRLVAG, encoded by the coding sequence ATGCCTGATCACACCACCGCGATGCTGCTCCATGCCATGGTAATCGGCACCGGCGCCACGCTGGTCATGGATGCCTGGACCATCGCGCGCAAACGGCTGCTCGGCGTGCCCGCGTTGAACTATGGCCTGGTCGGGCGCTGGCTGGCGTGGCTGCCACGCGGACGTCTATGCCATCACCCCATCGCCGCCACCCCACCGGTGCGCGGCGAGCAGGCCATCGGTTGGATCGCGCATTACCTGACCGGCATCGCGTTCGCGGGAATATTGCTGGCCTTGTGGGGTCTAGATTGGGCGCGCCACCCGACGCTGGCTCCCGCTTTGATCGTCGGCCTCGGCAGCGTCGCCGCGCCATTTTTGCTGATGCAGCCCGCGATGGGCGCAGGCATCGCGGCCAACCGCACGCCAAGGCCGAACGTGGCGCGGCTGCATAGCCTGGTGACGCATGCGGTGTTCGGGATGGGGTTGTATGGGGCAGGATGGCTGGTACGGCTAGTGGCGGGATAG
- a CDS encoding saccharopine dehydrogenase NADP-binding domain-containing protein, which translates to MIEHIVIVGFGCIGQAVLPLLEQAWPGAAITVVDRVLDHARQALVARHRLHAIHAAITAANFETTLAPLLRPGAFLLNLAPSVCSRDLIALAQAHGAFYVDAGIEPWDYEADAQASHLSNYALRHDMLAFARGREALPTALVAHGANPGLVSVLVKAALMALAGKAHMQQPEPRDRAGWAALARALDVRVVQVAEYDSQQAPGYPRDGEFANTWSAEGFITECLQDAELGWGSHEPALPPDGYRHGYGSGAAIALDRPGHRTRVRSWSPVHGPFDAYLITHNESISIAEYLTDNRAGQPLYRPTVYYAYRPTAATQASMQWLDDRAAPRVRAERILRDEIQCGEDELGVLLMSGRHGAVWHGSRLSVQRARALAPYNTATSLQVASSLVAGMQWMLANPSRGVVESDALDFGPVLADAAHWWAPLSIAFTSWLPRPGAASLAFTDFLLDHAKVRPDPALLTLAC; encoded by the coding sequence GTGATCGAACACATCGTTATCGTCGGCTTTGGCTGCATCGGCCAGGCCGTGCTGCCGCTGCTGGAGCAAGCCTGGCCGGGGGCGGCGATCACCGTGGTCGACCGCGTGCTGGACCACGCTCGCCAGGCGCTGGTCGCCCGGCACAGGCTGCATGCCATCCACGCCGCCATCACCGCGGCCAATTTCGAAACCACGCTGGCCCCGCTGCTGCGCCCCGGCGCCTTCCTGCTAAACCTGGCCCCGTCCGTCTGCAGCCGCGACCTGATCGCGCTGGCGCAGGCGCATGGCGCCTTCTATGTCGATGCTGGCATCGAGCCCTGGGACTATGAAGCCGATGCGCAGGCCTCGCACCTGAGCAACTACGCGCTGCGCCACGACATGCTGGCCTTCGCCCGCGGCCGCGAGGCCCTGCCGACCGCGCTGGTCGCCCATGGCGCAAATCCCGGACTGGTGTCGGTGCTGGTCAAGGCCGCGCTGATGGCACTGGCCGGCAAGGCGCACATGCAGCAGCCGGAACCGCGCGATCGCGCCGGGTGGGCCGCGCTGGCGCGCGCGCTGGATGTGCGCGTGGTCCAGGTGGCCGAATACGACAGCCAGCAGGCCCCCGGCTATCCGCGCGACGGCGAATTCGCCAACACCTGGTCCGCCGAAGGCTTTATCACCGAGTGCCTGCAGGATGCCGAACTCGGCTGGGGCAGCCATGAGCCGGCGCTGCCGCCCGATGGCTACCGCCACGGCTATGGCAGCGGCGCGGCGATCGCACTGGACCGGCCGGGCCACCGCACGCGCGTGCGCTCGTGGTCGCCGGTGCACGGCCCGTTCGACGCCTACCTGATCACGCACAACGAATCGATCTCGATCGCCGAATACCTGACCGACAACCGCGCCGGCCAGCCGCTGTATCGCCCCACCGTCTACTACGCCTATCGCCCCACCGCCGCCACGCAGGCCTCGATGCAATGGCTGGACGACCGCGCCGCCCCGCGCGTGCGCGCCGAACGCATCCTGCGCGACGAGATCCAGTGCGGCGAAGACGAGCTCGGCGTGCTGCTGATGAGCGGCCGGCACGGCGCGGTCTGGCATGGCTCGCGCCTGTCGGTGCAGCGTGCGCGAGCGCTGGCGCCGTACAACACCGCCACCAGCCTGCAGGTGGCATCGAGCCTGGTCGCCGGCATGCAGTGGATGCTGGCCAACCCGTCGCGCGGCGTAGTGGAATCCGATGCGCTCGACTTCGGCCCGGTGCTGGCCGATGCCGCGCACTGGTGGGCGCCGCTCAGCATCGCCTTCACCAGCTGGCTGCCGCGGCCCGGTGCCGCCTCGCTCGCCTTCACCGACTTCCTGCTGGACCACGCCAAGGTCCGGCCCGATCCCGCTCTCCTTACCCTTGCCTGCTGA
- a CDS encoding glutathionylspermidine synthase family protein translates to MQRIPQTPRRNWPRELEKVGFHFHSLDEFNVPREVDDHTFFYWREDAAYAFSKQEVETLYAAAYDLNQRCLEAVQHVIDHDLFARLAIDKEFAQLIRTSWDRDEPTLFGRFDMTLDQHGVPKLYEFNADTPTSLIESAVAQWYWKDAVQPQADQFNSLHDALVARWQWLRNHYRNASLLHLACMFDSQEDICNTEYLMDTALQAGWSVKLVDLQEIGTDGRGNFYDADNVPMEVVFKLYPWEWMATSDYRDQLAHSPVRWVEPPWKAVLSNKAILPILWELFPGHPNLIEASFDPGHFAGRPHAKKPFLSREGESVTLVTPEGDRVHNPGEYGEEGFIYQAYEPARRFDGRYTTLGVWIVDDVPSGLCVREESGPIAKNTSFFVPHYFTHA, encoded by the coding sequence ATGCAACGCATCCCGCAAACCCCGCGCCGCAACTGGCCGCGCGAACTCGAGAAGGTGGGCTTCCACTTCCATTCGCTGGACGAGTTCAACGTCCCGCGCGAAGTCGATGACCACACCTTCTTCTACTGGCGCGAAGACGCCGCCTACGCCTTCAGCAAGCAAGAGGTGGAAACGCTCTACGCCGCCGCGTACGACCTGAACCAGCGCTGCCTGGAAGCCGTGCAGCACGTGATCGACCACGACCTGTTCGCGCGACTGGCCATCGACAAGGAGTTCGCGCAGCTGATCCGAACCTCGTGGGACCGCGACGAGCCCACGCTGTTCGGCCGCTTCGACATGACGCTGGACCAGCACGGCGTGCCGAAGCTGTACGAGTTCAACGCCGACACCCCGACCTCGCTAATCGAATCTGCCGTCGCCCAGTGGTACTGGAAAGACGCCGTGCAGCCGCAGGCCGACCAGTTCAACAGCCTGCACGACGCCCTGGTGGCGCGCTGGCAGTGGCTGCGCAACCACTACCGCAACGCCAGCCTGCTGCACCTGGCGTGCATGTTCGACAGCCAGGAAGACATCTGCAACACCGAGTACCTGATGGACACCGCGCTGCAGGCCGGCTGGTCGGTCAAGCTGGTCGACCTGCAAGAGATCGGCACCGACGGCCGCGGCAACTTCTACGACGCCGACAACGTGCCGATGGAAGTCGTGTTCAAGCTCTACCCGTGGGAATGGATGGCCACCTCCGACTACCGCGACCAGCTCGCGCACAGCCCCGTGCGCTGGGTCGAGCCGCCCTGGAAGGCGGTGCTGTCCAACAAGGCCATCCTGCCGATCCTGTGGGAGCTGTTCCCGGGACACCCCAACCTGATCGAAGCCAGCTTCGACCCCGGACACTTCGCCGGCCGGCCGCACGCGAAGAAGCCCTTCCTGTCGCGCGAAGGCGAAAGCGTGACCCTGGTCACCCCCGAAGGCGACCGCGTCCACAACCCCGGCGAGTATGGCGAAGAAGGCTTCATCTACCAGGCCTACGAACCGGCGCGGCGCTTTGACGGCCGCTACACCACGCTCGGCGTCTGGATCGTCGACGACGTGCCCAGCGGCCTGTGCGTGCGCGAAGAATCCGGGCCCATCGCCAAAAACACCAGCTTCTTCGTCCCCCACTACTTCACCCACGCGTAA
- a CDS encoding DUF4382 domain-containing protein: protein MSFLANTSAPLRLLALSGALALAACGGGGGDDGDAGRGTLQVSMTDAPACGFNNVFVTVNKVRVHSSASAEASAGGWVDIDVVPARKIDLLSLTNGVMTVLGQTALPAGNYQQVRLVLDANRGGGASALANSVVPIGGAEQPLDTPSAVQSGIKINRPFTVARNTLTDLVLDFDACKSVVTRGNGTYGLKPVVTAIPMTVSGEVTGVVAAAPGARVYAERNGVVVKSTVADANGSFRLSPIEQSSTAGPVDVVVVPGAANAKAAGIVRGVPVVVGTPTAISTAAAPMTLPASTYRRVSGTVAPASAEATLRALQLVSGGTFEIAATAAASDTGAYSLFATEPALPVAAPVIGTYQAALPIPLSPDGAAAGKYSIQATSSSGAVQAQPADVNIADVLLNFSF from the coding sequence GTGTCATTCCTTGCCAATACTTCTGCACCGTTGCGCCTGCTTGCCTTGAGCGGCGCCCTTGCGCTGGCCGCCTGCGGCGGTGGCGGCGGTGATGATGGCGATGCCGGGCGGGGCACGCTGCAGGTGTCGATGACCGATGCGCCGGCCTGCGGTTTCAACAATGTCTTCGTGACCGTCAACAAGGTGCGCGTGCACAGCAGCGCGAGCGCCGAGGCCAGCGCCGGGGGCTGGGTCGATATCGATGTCGTGCCCGCGCGCAAGATCGACCTGCTGTCGCTGACCAATGGCGTGATGACGGTGCTGGGCCAGACCGCGCTGCCGGCTGGCAACTACCAGCAGGTGCGCCTGGTGCTGGATGCCAACCGCGGCGGCGGCGCGTCGGCCCTGGCCAATTCCGTGGTGCCCATCGGCGGCGCCGAGCAGCCGCTCGATACGCCGAGCGCGGTGCAGTCGGGCATCAAGATCAACCGCCCGTTCACGGTGGCGCGCAACACGTTGACCGACCTGGTGCTGGACTTCGACGCGTGCAAGTCGGTGGTGACGCGTGGTAACGGCACCTATGGCCTGAAGCCGGTGGTGACCGCGATCCCGATGACCGTCAGCGGCGAGGTGACCGGCGTGGTGGCCGCGGCGCCGGGTGCACGGGTCTATGCCGAGCGCAACGGCGTGGTGGTGAAGTCGACCGTGGCCGATGCCAACGGCAGCTTCCGCCTGTCGCCGATCGAGCAAAGCAGCACGGCCGGTCCGGTCGACGTGGTGGTGGTGCCGGGCGCGGCCAATGCCAAGGCCGCGGGCATCGTGCGCGGCGTGCCGGTAGTGGTGGGCACGCCCACGGCGATCTCGACCGCCGCGGCGCCGATGACGCTGCCGGCGTCGACCTATCGCCGCGTCTCGGGCACGGTGGCGCCGGCTTCGGCCGAAGCCACGCTGCGCGCGCTGCAACTGGTCAGCGGCGGCACCTTTGAAATTGCCGCGACCGCGGCGGCCAGCGATACCGGTGCCTACAGCCTGTTCGCGACCGAACCGGCGCTGCCGGTGGCCGCGCCGGTGATCGGCACCTACCAGGCCGCGCTGCCGATCCCGTTGTCGCCGGATGGCGCCGCGGCAGGCAAGTACAGCATCCAGGCCACCAGCAGCAGCGGCGCCGTGCAGGCGCAGCCCGCGGACGTCAACATCGCGGACGTGCTGCTTAATTTCTCGTTCTGA